A region of Deltaproteobacteria bacterium DNA encodes the following proteins:
- a CDS encoding aldehyde ferredoxin oxidoreductase family protein, translated as MLPRENILVVDLTSGRTRREEIPPELLHAYLGGRGLGVRLLRGRHTLPPYDPAMPLIFATGPLCGTAAPTSARLSVVSRSPLTGTVYDCSAGGRFAWRLRASGLLAVLVEGRSPRPVALAITSAGEEIVPADALWGMEIGDTVRALSSRGSVAAIGPAGENGVLFANVMMGEGNAVGRGGLGAVMGSKNLKAVAVDGDRRTPVADRDRLDRARADAMRLFRASPVIFGELGIAAFGTPALVDLMRQRRMAPTENFRRTVFEESSAYSGPAIRAAYGARKDGCFGCPIQCKKSGTDGRHLPEYETVSHFGALNGISDIHAIVRSNDVCNATGMDTISAAATLSAWGEARGRFPSPDEVVPLLRDIAARRGEGGLLAEGSRRVAEALGRPGLSMTVKSLELPAYDPRGAYGMALAYCTSNRGGCHLRAYPISHEILRKPVASDRFSFSGKARMIKIAEDVNAAIDSLVACKFAFFGASLEEYAELLSGATGGHHTPQDLKAIGERVCLTERFYNAENGFARADDGLPERFFTEPGSSGEGIEVPPIDRARFEEELTKYYRIRGLADDGSFPDPAFLSGQP; from the coding sequence ATGCTCCCACGCGAAAACATCCTCGTCGTCGACCTGACCTCCGGGCGGACGCGGCGGGAGGAGATACCGCCGGAGCTGCTCCACGCGTACCTGGGCGGCAGGGGGCTCGGCGTTCGCCTCCTTCGCGGGCGGCACACGTTGCCGCCGTACGACCCGGCGATGCCCCTGATCTTCGCCACCGGCCCCCTGTGCGGGACGGCCGCGCCGACCTCCGCGCGCCTATCCGTGGTGTCCCGCTCCCCGCTCACCGGCACGGTGTACGACTGCTCGGCGGGCGGCCGTTTCGCGTGGCGCCTGCGCGCATCGGGGCTCCTCGCCGTCCTCGTCGAAGGGAGGAGCCCGCGTCCCGTCGCCCTCGCGATCACCTCCGCCGGGGAGGAGATCGTCCCCGCGGACGCGCTGTGGGGGATGGAGATCGGCGACACGGTCCGCGCCCTCTCCTCCCGCGGCAGCGTCGCGGCGATCGGCCCCGCCGGGGAGAACGGGGTGCTCTTCGCCAACGTCATGATGGGCGAGGGGAACGCGGTCGGACGCGGCGGCCTGGGCGCGGTGATGGGATCGAAGAACCTGAAGGCGGTGGCGGTGGACGGCGACCGGCGGACGCCCGTGGCCGACCGGGACCGGCTCGACCGGGCGCGCGCCGACGCGATGCGCCTGTTCCGCGCCTCCCCGGTGATCTTCGGGGAGCTCGGGATCGCGGCGTTCGGGACCCCCGCGCTGGTCGACCTCATGCGGCAGCGGCGAATGGCGCCGACGGAGAATTTCCGCCGGACCGTCTTCGAGGAATCCTCCGCGTACTCCGGCCCGGCGATCCGGGCGGCGTACGGCGCGAGGAAGGACGGCTGCTTCGGGTGCCCGATCCAGTGCAAGAAGAGCGGAACGGACGGCCGCCACCTGCCGGAGTACGAGACGGTCTCCCACTTCGGCGCCCTGAACGGCATCTCCGACATCCACGCCATCGTCCGGTCGAACGACGTCTGCAATGCGACGGGGATGGACACGATCTCCGCCGCGGCGACCCTGTCCGCCTGGGGGGAGGCGCGGGGGCGGTTCCCGTCTCCGGACGAAGTCGTCCCGCTCCTGCGCGACATCGCGGCGCGGCGCGGGGAGGGGGGGCTCCTCGCGGAAGGGTCCCGGCGCGTCGCGGAGGCGCTCGGGCGCCCCGGGCTCTCGATGACCGTCAAGTCGCTGGAGCTTCCCGCCTACGACCCCCGGGGGGCGTACGGGATGGCGCTGGCGTACTGCACCAGCAACCGGGGAGGGTGCCACCTGCGCGCGTACCCGATCTCGCACGAGATCCTCCGCAAACCGGTCGCCTCGGACCGGTTCTCGTTCTCGGGGAAGGCGCGGATGATCAAGATCGCCGAGGACGTGAACGCCGCGATCGACTCGCTGGTCGCGTGCAAGTTCGCCTTCTTCGGCGCGTCGCTCGAGGAGTACGCCGAGCTGCTGTCCGGAGCGACCGGCGGGCATCACACTCCGCAGGACCTGAAGGCGATCGGGGAGCGGGTGTGCCTCACCGAACGGTTCTACAACGCGGAGAACGGGTTCGCGCGGGCCGACGACGGCCTGCCGGAGCGGTTCTTCACGGAGCCGGGATCCTCGGGAGAGGGGATCGAGGTGCCGCCGATCGACCGCGCCCGCTTCGAGGAGGAGTTGACGAAATATTACCGGATCCGGGGGCTCGCGGACGACGGATCGTTCCCGGACCCCGCGTTCCTTTCGGGGCAGCCGTGA
- a CDS encoding class II aldolase/adducin family protein, translated as MRDLIEKYAGKLARDRSAAPGRIGFAANDDAMVEGGASDLSRLSSDVLSRLSCLGMLAAVPSLPFPEYLVRRAAADVAALVPLDTETRTFLHDIPFVRKEELRADPAGRIASLLSARKGVVAEGIGIVAAGPVTLEQAYIHYSSVFHACYVKYLLDALRDGFRLPGEAEAFRAFREERLPAPSAEGLAFRPGPLGAPEEVLAEIRDVGRYTVERGLVDSFFGNISYRVGDTIYISQTAASLDELSGCVDPVPMDNRSTAGITASSELLAHRRIYEATGATAVLHGHPKFAVAMSMLCDEAGCPVKDCWKDCLRVRMLGDTPVVAGEIGAGGLAVRVPPVIGAPGKAIVYGHGVFAVGRDGFEEAFRSMVAVENRCREEYFRRLDARRGPGQSKSE; from the coding sequence GTGAGGGACCTGATCGAAAAGTACGCCGGGAAACTGGCGCGGGACCGCTCGGCCGCGCCCGGACGGATCGGCTTCGCCGCGAACGACGACGCGATGGTCGAGGGGGGGGCGTCCGACCTTTCGCGCCTTTCGTCCGACGTGCTGTCGCGCCTGTCCTGCCTCGGGATGCTCGCCGCCGTCCCGTCCCTCCCGTTCCCCGAGTACCTGGTCCGCCGCGCGGCGGCGGACGTCGCCGCCCTCGTGCCGCTCGACACCGAGACGCGCACCTTCCTCCACGACATCCCGTTCGTGCGGAAGGAGGAGCTCCGGGCCGATCCGGCCGGGCGGATCGCGTCGCTCCTTTCCGCGCGGAAAGGCGTCGTGGCGGAAGGGATCGGGATCGTCGCCGCCGGCCCGGTGACGCTGGAGCAGGCGTACATCCACTACTCCTCCGTCTTCCACGCCTGCTACGTGAAATACCTGCTCGACGCGCTGCGGGACGGGTTCCGCCTCCCCGGCGAGGCGGAGGCGTTCCGCGCGTTCCGGGAGGAGCGCCTCCCCGCGCCGTCCGCGGAGGGACTCGCCTTCCGTCCCGGTCCGCTCGGGGCGCCCGAGGAGGTCCTCGCGGAGATCCGGGACGTCGGGCGGTACACGGTGGAGCGGGGGCTGGTCGACTCCTTCTTCGGGAACATCTCGTACCGCGTCGGGGACACGATCTACATCTCCCAGACCGCCGCCTCCCTGGACGAGCTGTCCGGATGCGTCGACCCGGTGCCGATGGACAACCGGTCCACGGCCGGGATCACGGCGTCGAGCGAGCTGCTCGCCCACCGGAGGATCTACGAGGCGACCGGTGCGACCGCCGTCCTCCACGGCCACCCGAAATTCGCCGTCGCGATGAGCATGCTGTGCGACGAGGCCGGCTGCCCCGTAAAGGATTGCTGGAAGGATTGTCTCCGCGTGCGGATGCTGGGGGACACGCCGGTGGTCGCGGGGGAGATCGGCGCCGGGGGGCTCGCCGTCCGCGTCCCGCCCGTCATCGGGGCGCCCGGAAAGGCGATCGTCTACGGCCACGGGGTGTTCGCCGTGGGACGCGACGGGTTCGAGGAGGCGTTCCGCTCGATGGTGGCGGTGGAGAACCGTTGCCGGGAGGAGTATTTCCGCCGCCTCGACGCGCGCCGCGGCCCCGGTCAGTCGAAGTCCGAGTAG
- a CDS encoding HD domain-containing protein, with translation MIRKALLLKLFDAAYMQRWNDKIRPVELIELDKQAHKMIVAHFLARVEEEAGTPVQWQRMVEAGIFELLQRIVITDLKPQIFYKIKADTRKYKQLNDWVYGELRQVISPLGKAFCRRYQDHFLEPEDGIERRILNAAHFYATRWEFQIVARANPGGYEIDDIRGDLEAKIARFGDLKGMALLDGERRFRNFIDLCGQLRFQTRWAHLHRIPKTSVLGHSLYVGILSYLFSLEIRACPRRCVNNFLTGLFHDLPEVLTRDIISPVKRSVEGLSDLIKGYEKEMLDKEVYGLLPEGWHADFEMFAEHEFENFATVDGKVVTVPAAELHERYNDDSNNPKDGELVKRADNLAAFVEAYAGIRNGSTSQDLQYAKVKIREQEQKTQYAGLNFGEIYSDFD, from the coding sequence ATGATCCGGAAGGCGCTGCTCCTCAAGCTGTTCGACGCCGCGTACATGCAGCGGTGGAACGACAAGATCCGCCCGGTCGAGCTGATCGAGCTGGACAAGCAGGCCCACAAGATGATCGTCGCCCACTTCCTCGCCCGGGTGGAGGAGGAGGCGGGAACGCCGGTGCAGTGGCAGCGGATGGTCGAGGCGGGGATCTTCGAGCTGCTGCAGCGGATCGTCATCACCGACCTCAAACCCCAGATATTCTACAAGATCAAGGCCGACACCCGGAAATACAAGCAGTTGAACGACTGGGTGTACGGCGAGCTGCGCCAGGTCATCTCCCCGCTGGGGAAGGCGTTCTGCCGGAGGTACCAGGACCACTTCCTCGAGCCGGAGGACGGCATCGAGCGGCGGATCCTGAACGCCGCGCACTTCTACGCGACGCGCTGGGAATTCCAGATCGTCGCGCGCGCCAATCCCGGCGGGTACGAGATCGACGACATCCGGGGCGACCTCGAGGCGAAGATCGCGCGGTTCGGGGACCTGAAGGGGATGGCGCTGCTGGACGGGGAGCGCCGGTTCCGGAACTTCATCGACCTGTGCGGGCAGCTCCGGTTCCAGACCCGGTGGGCGCACCTTCACCGCATCCCGAAGACCTCGGTGCTCGGCCACTCCCTCTACGTCGGGATCCTCTCCTACCTCTTTTCGCTCGAGATCCGCGCGTGCCCGCGCCGGTGCGTGAACAACTTCCTCACCGGCCTGTTCCACGACCTTCCGGAGGTCCTCACGCGCGACATCATCTCCCCGGTGAAACGGTCGGTGGAGGGATTGAGCGACCTGATCAAGGGGTACGAGAAGGAGATGCTGGACAAGGAGGTGTACGGGCTGCTGCCGGAAGGGTGGCACGCCGACTTCGAGATGTTCGCGGAGCACGAGTTCGAGAACTTCGCGACCGTGGACGGGAAGGTCGTGACCGTGCCCGCGGCGGAGCTGCACGAACGGTACAACGACGACTCCAACAACCCCAAGGACGGCGAGCTCGTGAAGCGGGCCGACAACCTCGCGGCGTTCGTGGAGGCGTACGCGGGGATCCGCAACGGGAGCACCAGCCAGGACCTGCAGTACGCGAAGGTCAAGATCCGGGAACAGGAGCAGAAAACGCAGTACGCGGGGCTGAACTTCGGGGAGATCTACTCGGACTTCGACTGA
- a CDS encoding OmpA family protein: MVKKAVLAALVAALAIGMSACSVMQGTYQKKVDEADTLAKQLSALQKRHDDLSAENSALKTRNERLISDLAGMTLQRDKLTTDLAYVTGQRDKLSADKEELEKVLQAKSDTLSQNIFELRRKVADLETENGKLKRENAGLQKALDEKTKRVADLEREAEGLRVAKEEEVRKTSSTYESLMEKMKKEISAGQVTISELKGKLTVNMVDSILFDSGKAEVKEGGLAILDKVISILKEVKDKSIRIEGHTDNVQILGALAKKYPTNWELSAARAINVTRFLQQQGIDPAQLSAVGYGEYKPVGDNAAPEGRAKNRRIEINLVPRE, encoded by the coding sequence ATGGTGAAGAAGGCGGTCCTTGCGGCGCTGGTCGCCGCGCTGGCGATCGGCATGTCCGCGTGCTCGGTCATGCAGGGCACCTACCAGAAGAAGGTCGACGAGGCCGACACGCTGGCGAAGCAGCTCTCCGCGCTCCAGAAGAGGCACGACGACCTTTCCGCGGAGAACTCCGCCCTGAAGACCCGCAACGAGCGGCTGATCTCCGACCTCGCCGGGATGACGCTCCAGCGCGACAAGCTGACGACCGACCTGGCGTACGTCACCGGGCAGCGGGACAAGCTCTCCGCCGACAAGGAGGAGCTCGAGAAGGTGCTGCAGGCGAAGTCCGACACCCTCTCCCAGAACATCTTCGAGCTGCGCCGCAAGGTGGCCGACCTCGAGACGGAGAACGGGAAGCTGAAGCGGGAGAACGCCGGCCTTCAGAAGGCGCTGGACGAGAAGACGAAACGGGTCGCCGACCTCGAGCGCGAGGCCGAGGGGCTGCGGGTGGCCAAGGAGGAGGAGGTCCGGAAGACCAGCTCCACCTACGAGAGCCTGATGGAGAAGATGAAGAAGGAGATCTCCGCGGGTCAGGTGACGATCTCGGAGCTCAAGGGAAAGCTCACGGTCAACATGGTGGACTCGATCCTGTTCGATTCCGGGAAGGCCGAGGTGAAGGAGGGCGGGCTCGCGATCCTGGACAAGGTCATATCGATCCTCAAGGAGGTGAAGGACAAGTCGATCCGGATCGAGGGGCACACCGACAACGTGCAGATCCTCGGGGCGCTGGCGAAGAAATACCCGACGAACTGGGAGCTGTCCGCCGCGCGGGCGATCAACGTGACCCGGTTCCTGCAGCAGCAGGGGATCGATCCGGCGCAGCTCTCCGCGGTCGGCTACGGGGAGTACAAGCCGGTCGGGGACAACGCCGCGCCGGAGGGGCGGGCGAAGAACCGGCGGATCGAGATCAACCTGGTCCCGAGGGAGTAG
- a CDS encoding homoserine O-acetyltransferase yields MKTHLPQGSVGFVETKRYTFAEPPHEMPLDGGGKLGPITIAYETYGKPNREKSNAILVLHAFSGSAHAAGYLPGQDPSKDKPGWWDFLIGPGRALDTEKYFVICSNVIGSCYGSTGPGSVDPKTGKPYGLSFPVVTVGDMVRAQRYLIDHLGIQKLLSVIGGSMGGMQALQWAVDYPERVASSIPIATTARHSPQQIAFNHVGRAAILADPNFHGGDYYAWGTVPEGGLSVARMVGFITYLSDKKMHEKFGRMKQLAAKGAAKRPGEGTIGHHSAVEFQVEGYLKHQGDIFVFDRKFDANSYLSITKAIDIFDISEPSGYLSKSFAGVKAKFLIVSFDTDWLYPTYQSQEIRNALMQNGLAVACLELSTIHGHDAFLIEYEKPPEGGRPGVKSKMIRVLQDFLGNVAAKP; encoded by the coding sequence ATGAAAACGCACCTGCCGCAAGGTTCGGTCGGTTTCGTGGAGACGAAACGGTACACCTTCGCCGAGCCGCCGCACGAGATGCCCCTCGACGGGGGGGGGAAGCTCGGCCCCATCACGATCGCCTACGAGACGTACGGAAAGCCCAATCGCGAAAAGAGCAACGCGATCCTGGTGCTGCACGCCTTCTCCGGGAGCGCCCACGCGGCGGGCTACCTTCCGGGGCAGGACCCCTCGAAGGACAAGCCGGGGTGGTGGGACTTCCTCATCGGGCCGGGGCGCGCGCTCGACACGGAGAAATATTTCGTCATCTGCTCGAACGTGATCGGCAGCTGCTACGGCAGCACGGGCCCCGGATCGGTCGATCCGAAGACCGGGAAGCCGTACGGCCTCTCGTTTCCGGTGGTGACCGTCGGCGACATGGTCCGCGCGCAGCGGTACCTGATCGACCACCTCGGGATCCAGAAGCTGCTCTCCGTGATCGGCGGCTCGATGGGGGGGATGCAGGCGCTCCAGTGGGCGGTGGACTACCCCGAGCGGGTGGCGTCCTCCATCCCGATCGCGACGACCGCGCGCCACTCGCCCCAGCAGATCGCGTTCAACCACGTGGGGCGGGCGGCGATCCTGGCGGATCCGAATTTCCACGGGGGCGACTACTACGCCTGGGGAACGGTCCCGGAGGGAGGCCTCTCCGTCGCCCGGATGGTGGGATTCATCACCTACCTGTCGGACAAGAAGATGCACGAGAAGTTCGGGAGGATGAAGCAGCTGGCGGCCAAGGGCGCCGCGAAGCGGCCGGGGGAGGGGACGATCGGGCACCACTCCGCCGTCGAGTTCCAGGTGGAGGGGTACCTGAAGCACCAGGGGGACATCTTCGTCTTCGACCGGAAGTTCGACGCCAACTCGTACCTGTCGATCACCAAGGCGATCGACATCTTCGACATCTCCGAGCCGTCCGGGTACCTGTCGAAGTCGTTCGCCGGGGTGAAGGCGAAGTTCCTGATCGTGTCGTTCGACACGGACTGGCTCTACCCGACGTACCAGTCCCAGGAGATCCGCAACGCGCTGATGCAGAACGGGCTGGCGGTGGCGTGCCTCGAGCTGTCCACGATCCACGGGCACGACGCCTTCCTCATCGAATACGAGAAGCCGCCGGAAGGGGGCAGGCCCGGCGTGAAGAGCAAGATGATCCGGGTGCTTCAGGATTTCCTCGGGAACGTCGCGGCGAAGCCGTAA
- a CDS encoding ATP-binding protein, protein MTYIDRSLEPVVRKAARDFPAVILTGPRRSGKTTILRHLFRETHRYVSLEPPDVRAAAAEDPRTFLEWNPPPVILDEVRYVPGLMPYIKERIDKCRGKTGQYLLTGYRSPPVPEPPPGSLAGRAAVLKLLPLSYREIAKTPHANFPWEPGARSESHQFMFRDLWESFLKGGYPEIAANPKRDIGRWHAGYIQSYLERDLRSYRQIGDLAQFHTFLRALAARSAQLLNVTDLARDLGLAVNTVKAWISVLEATGQIFILRPLYRDVEKRLVRTPKVYFADVGTLCYLAGLKDAEHAMSGPMGGAIFETAVVGEVVRRLSGRGERAQLHFWRTSAGVEVDLIVETEGKLIPIEIRMSATPDRAMARNIVSFRKDLYGQTEKGFVVHPGDVAISLAPDAVALPFAEL, encoded by the coding sequence ATGACGTACATAGACCGATCCCTTGAGCCCGTCGTCCGCAAGGCGGCAAGGGACTTTCCCGCCGTCATCCTTACCGGCCCGAGGCGGTCGGGGAAAACGACGATCCTGCGGCACCTTTTCCGGGAGACCCACCGGTACGTCTCCCTGGAGCCCCCGGACGTTCGTGCCGCGGCCGCGGAAGATCCGCGGACGTTCCTCGAATGGAATCCGCCGCCGGTGATCCTGGACGAGGTCCGGTACGTTCCCGGCCTGATGCCGTACATCAAGGAACGGATCGACAAGTGCAGGGGCAAGACCGGTCAGTACCTGTTGACCGGCTACCGGAGCCCGCCCGTACCGGAACCCCCCCCGGGATCCCTCGCGGGCAGGGCCGCCGTGCTGAAGCTGTTGCCGCTTTCCTACCGGGAGATCGCGAAGACCCCGCACGCCAACTTTCCCTGGGAGCCCGGAGCCCGGTCGGAGAGCCACCAATTCATGTTCCGCGATCTGTGGGAGAGTTTCCTCAAGGGAGGCTATCCGGAAATCGCGGCGAATCCGAAGCGGGATATCGGCCGCTGGCACGCAGGCTACATCCAGAGTTACCTCGAACGGGATCTCCGTTCCTATCGTCAGATCGGGGACCTCGCGCAGTTCCACACATTTCTCCGGGCCCTGGCGGCGCGAAGCGCTCAACTGCTGAATGTCACCGACCTCGCCCGGGACCTGGGCCTCGCTGTCAACACGGTCAAGGCATGGATCTCCGTGCTCGAGGCCACCGGCCAGATCTTCATTCTCCGCCCGTTATACCGCGACGTGGAAAAGCGCCTTGTCAGGACGCCCAAGGTCTACTTCGCGGATGTGGGCACCTTGTGTTACCTGGCGGGATTGAAGGACGCGGAGCACGCCATGTCCGGCCCGATGGGCGGCGCCATCTTCGAGACGGCCGTCGTCGGCGAAGTCGTGAGGCGGCTGTCCGGGAGGGGAGAGCGGGCGCAACTCCATTTCTGGAGAACGTCCGCCGGCGTCGAGGTGGATCTGATCGTGGAAACCGAGGGCAAGCTGATCCCGATCGAGATCAGGATGTCGGCGACTCCCGATCGCGCCATGGCGAGAAACATCGTTTCATTCCGGAAAGACCTCTACGGGCAGACGGAGAAAGGTTTCGTGGTCCACCCGGGCGATGTGGCGATTTCGTTGGCGCCGGACGCCGTCGCCCTTCCGTTTGCCGAACTGTGA
- a CDS encoding hydrogenase iron-sulfur subunit, whose amino-acid sequence MHNYSQNNPSLSIRKRHNQSLFHLYLGPVSFNEMQTDPKGDPRVLDQACAPMPEALSPDVIVFLCTNCIPRGMNLPRQWNRDGSRILVREVPCSGKTDGQYLLHAMEGGASGLFVVACPIGDCRLSQGNFRAEVRIRTVRRLLEEIGLPAERAQLAHFSPADPPRQLEQLVRSKVERICALGENPLRAAR is encoded by the coding sequence ATGCACAATTACAGCCAAAATAATCCTTCACTATCCATCAGGAAACGGCATAATCAATCCTTGTTTCATCTCTATTTGGGACCGGTTTCTTTTAACGAAATGCAGACCGATCCGAAAGGGGATCCGCGAGTCCTGGACCAGGCCTGTGCCCCTATGCCGGAAGCCCTCTCCCCAGACGTGATCGTCTTCCTCTGCACCAACTGCATTCCGCGGGGAATGAATTTGCCTCGTCAATGGAATCGGGACGGCTCCCGGATCCTCGTGCGGGAAGTCCCCTGCAGCGGCAAAACGGACGGGCAGTACCTGCTGCACGCGATGGAGGGCGGCGCCTCCGGCCTTTTCGTTGTGGCGTGCCCGATAGGCGACTGCCGCCTGTCGCAGGGGAATTTCCGGGCGGAGGTCCGCATCCGCACGGTCCGGCGTCTGCTGGAGGAAATCGGGCTTCCCGCGGAACGAGCCCAGCTGGCGCACTTCTCTCCGGCCGATCCGCCCCGGCAACTGGAACAGCTCGTCCGAAGCAAGGTCGAGCGCATCTGTGCCCTGGGGGAAAACCCACTTCGCGCGGCAAGGTAG
- a CDS encoding methylenetetrahydrofolate reductase yields the protein MNRQPTGLQERIASGKTILLAEVHPPQGGDPAPLRAAARRYAGKVHAVGVSDNRDRVAMSALAAASVFLAEGLEPILHVTTRDRNRIALVSEALGAQALGIRNLLCTSGNHQTLGTFRAARNVYDIDAVQLLQAYAHLENDGGLLGERGLSGAGPFCLGAVASPDADPPGMQLLRLAKKTRAGAKFLVTQPVYDLERFEAWWKEVTSLGLHEQVAILAGIHPLSDTHFGQAGSRPHQGIPDSQAARLASLSDPGAWRDAAIQIALETVRRLSNLQGIRGFCISANGDQEAALQIIDESGLASG from the coding sequence ATGAACCGACAGCCGACCGGCCTTCAGGAACGAATCGCATCCGGGAAAACGATCCTCCTGGCGGAAGTCCATCCTCCGCAGGGCGGAGATCCGGCGCCGTTGCGGGCGGCTGCCCGCCGGTACGCCGGGAAGGTCCACGCCGTGGGCGTCAGCGACAACAGGGACCGGGTCGCGATGTCGGCCCTGGCGGCGGCTTCCGTGTTTTTGGCCGAAGGACTGGAGCCGATTCTTCACGTGACCACGCGGGATCGGAACCGGATCGCCCTCGTATCCGAGGCGCTGGGCGCGCAGGCACTGGGGATCCGCAACTTGCTGTGCACCAGCGGCAACCACCAGACGCTCGGCACCTTCCGTGCCGCCCGGAACGTTTACGACATCGACGCCGTGCAGCTGCTGCAGGCCTACGCACACCTGGAGAACGACGGGGGACTTCTGGGCGAGCGCGGGCTTTCGGGGGCCGGGCCGTTCTGCCTGGGCGCCGTGGCGTCCCCGGATGCCGATCCGCCCGGCATGCAGCTGCTGCGGCTTGCGAAGAAGACGCGGGCCGGGGCGAAATTCCTGGTCACCCAGCCGGTCTACGACCTGGAACGATTCGAAGCGTGGTGGAAAGAGGTCACCTCGCTCGGCCTGCACGAACAGGTGGCCATCCTGGCGGGCATCCATCCGCTCTCCGACACGCACTTCGGGCAGGCGGGGTCCCGTCCGCACCAGGGAATCCCCGATTCGCAGGCGGCCCGGCTGGCCTCCTTGAGCGATCCGGGCGCCTGGCGCGACGCCGCCATCCAGATCGCGCTGGAAACCGTCCGCCGGCTCTCGAATCTCCAGGGGATTCGCGGATTCTGCATCTCCGCCAACGGAGACCAGGAGGCCGCTCTCCAGATCATCGATGAATCCGGGTTGGCGAGCGGCTGA